A region of the Nitrospirota bacterium genome:
AACGGCGATGAGGCTCTACAGATGATGGAAAAATTTAGATACGACATAGTTGTCACTGATTTAAGGATGCCTGGTTTAACCGGCATTGAGCTACTGAAAAAGATTAAAGAAAAGGGGAGTGTTCCTCCTGTAATATTTGTTTCCGCATATCTCTCCAATAAAGTAATTGATGATGCCATTCAGAGCGGCGCTTTCAAATGCGTGAGCAAACCCTTCCAGATGGAAAATATCCTCCATGTTGTCAGGGAAGCATTAGAATTCAAAAATGTAGCATAATGATTTTCTACCAGTAGGGATAAGGAGGATATGGTCTATAAGGCGGAGAGTACCAGTAAGGCCCGTATCTGTAAGGATACCAGTATGGGTCATACCAGTAAGGCGGATATGGATATAATTCTCTGTAGAATGGTTTCCTCAGGTACATCTCTTTGGGTGAGATAACAGGGTAGACATATTCTATCTCTCCAAGAGGCATTGTCTTCTTCCCTGATACCTCTCCCACCACTGTAATTTCTTTTCCGTCTGAATAGATAAAGGGGTCCAAATACCCTGGATAGAGGATGAGGAACCTACCGGCTGATACATCCTCTTCAATTGGCCTCCCCCATCTGTCAAGGGCCTT
Encoded here:
- a CDS encoding response regulator; its protein translation is MERKIKILVVDDEKLIRWSLGKALQTAGYDVDAATNGDEALQMMEKFRYDIVVTDLRMPGLTGIELLKKIKEKGSVPPVIFVSAYLSNKVIDDAIQSGAFKCVSKPFQMENILHVVREALEFKNVA
- a CDS encoding Slp/YeaY family lipoprotein, coding for MKIILIIIVVLLLFSGCAHVVSDEALKMVDTEISFKELLRDPEAYRGRVVLLGGVIIQTKNTKEGTIIVVLQKALDRWGRPIEEDVSAGRFLILYPGYLDPFIYSDGKEITVVGEVSGKKTMPLGEIEYVYPVISPKEMYLRKPFYRELYPYPPYWYDPYWYPYRYGPYWYSPPYRPYPPYPYW